A single Pan troglodytes isolate AG18354 chromosome 19, NHGRI_mPanTro3-v2.0_pri, whole genome shotgun sequence DNA region contains:
- the CAMTA2 gene encoding calmodulin-binding transcription activator 2 isoform X7 — translation MGTDSPSPRPLRPGVTLPPGALTMNTKDTTEVAENSHHLKIFLPKKLLECLPRCPLLPPERLRWNTNEEIASYLITFEKHDEWLSCAPKTRPQNGSIILYNRKKVKYRKDGYLWKKRKDGKTTREDHMKLKVQGMENPDIVLVHYLNVPALEDCGKGCSPIFCSISSDRREWLKWSREELLGQLKPMFHGIKWSCGNGTEEFSVEHLVQQILDTHPTKAAPRTHACLCSGGLGSGSLTHKCSSTKHRIISPKVEPRALTLTSIPHPHPPEPPPLIAPLPPELPKAHTSPSSSSSSSSSGFAEPLEIRPSPPTSRGGSSRGGTAILLLTGLEQRAGGLTPTRHLAPQADPRPSMSLAVVVGTEPSAPPAPPSPAFDPDRFLNSPQRGQTYGGGQGVSPDFPEAEAAHTPCSALEPAAALEPQAAARGPPPQSVAGGRRGNCFFIQDDDSGEELKGQGAAPPIPSPPPSPPPSPAPLEPSSRVGRGEALFGGPVGASELEPFSLSSFPDLMGELISDEAPSIPAPTPQLSPALSTITDFSPEWSYPEGGVKVLITGPWTEAAEHYSCVFDHIAVPASLVQPGVLRCYCPAHEVGLVSLQVAGREGPLSASVLFEYRARRFLSLPSTQLDWLSLDDNQFRMSILERLEQMEKRMAEIAAAGQVPCQGPDAPAVQDEGQGPGFEARVVVLVESMIPRSTWKGPERLAHGSPFRGMSLLHLAAAQGYARLIETLSQWRSVETGSLDLEQEVDPLNVDHFSCTPLMWACALGHLEAAVLLFRWNRQALSIPDSLGRLPLSVAHSRGHVRLARCLEELQRQEPSVEPPFALSPPSSSPDTGLSSVSSPSELSDGTFSVTSAYSSAPDGSPPPAPLPASEMTMEDMAPGQLSSGVPEAPLLLMDYEATNSKGPLSSLPALPPASDDGAAPEDADSPQAVDVIPVDMISLAKQIIEATPERIKREDFVGLPEAGASMRERTGAVGLSETMSWLASYLENVDHFPSSTPPSELPFERGRLAVPSAPSWAEFLSASTSGKMESDFALLTLSDHEQRELYEAARVIQTAFRKYKGRRLKEQQEVAAAVIQRCYRKYKQLTWIALKFALYKKMTQAAILIQSKFRSYYEQKRFQQSRRAAVLIQQHYRSYRRRPGPPHRTSATLPARNKGSFLTKKQDQAARKIMRFLRRCRHRMRELKQNQELEGLPQPGLAT, via the exons GAGATTGCATCCTACCTGATCACCTTTGAGAAGCATGATGAGTGGCTGTCTTGTGCCCCAAAGACAAG GCCTCAGAATGGCTCCATCATCCTCTACAATCGCAAGAAGGTGAAATATCGGAAGGATGGTTACCTCTGGAAGAAGCGGAAGGATGGGAAGACCACCCGAGAGGACCACATGAAGCTGAAGGTCCAGGGCATGGAG AACCCTGACATCGTCCTTGTGCACTACCTGAACGTCCCAGCCCTGGAGGACTGTGGAAAGGGCTGCAGCCCCATCTTTTGTTCCATCAGCAGCGACCGTCGAGAGTGGCTGAAGTGGTCCCGGGAGGAGTTGTTGGGACAGCTGAAGCCCATGT TTCATGGCATCAAGTGGAGCTGCGGGAATGGAACAGAAGAGTTCTCTGTAGAACACCTGGTGCAGCAGATTTTGGACACCCACCCAACCAAGGCTGCTCCCCGAACCCACGCCTGTCTCTGCAGTGGGGGGCTTG gtTCTGGGAGCCTTACCCACAAATGCAGCAGCACGAAACACCGCATCATCTCTCCCAAAGTGGAGCCCCGAGCTTTAACCCTGACCTCtatcccccaccctcaccccccagAGCCTCCTCCACTGATAGCCCCACTTCCCCCAGAGCTCCCCAAGGCACACACCTCcccatcttcttcctcttcttcctcatcatcAGGTTTTGCAGAGCCCCTAGAAATCAGACCTAGCCCTCCCACTTCTCGAGGGGGTTCTTCAAGAGGAGGCACTGCTATCCTCCTCCTGACAGGACTGGAGCAGCGGGCTGGGGGCTTGACGCCCACCAGGCACTTGGCTCCCCAGGCTGATCCTAGGCCTTCCATGAGTTTGGCAGTGGTTGTAGGCACTGAGCCTTCTGCCCCACCAGCTCCTCCCAGTCCTGCCTTTGATCCTGATCGTTTTCTCAACAGCCCCCAGAGGGGCCAGACATATGGAGGGGGGCAGGGAGTAAGCCCAGACTTCCCCGAGGCAGAGGCCGCTCATACCCCCTGTTCTGCCCTAGAGCCTGCTGCTGCCCTGGAGCCCCAGGCAGCTGCTCGGGGTCCCCCACCACAGTCAGTAGCAGGTGGGAGAAGAGGAAACTGCTTCTTCATCCAAGATGATGACAGTGGGGAGGAGCTCAAGGGTCAGGGGGCTGCCCCACCCATACCTTCAccccctccctcacccccaccctcacctgcCCCCTTGGAGCCGTCAAGCAGGGTAGGAAGAGGAGAGGCCTTGTTTGGAGGACCTGTTGGGGCCAGTGAACTGGAGCCCTTCAGTCTTTCATCATTCCCAGACCTTATGGGAGAACTCATCAGTGACGAAGCTCCAAGCATCCCTGCTCCGACCCCCCAGCTGTCTCCTGCTCTTAGCACCATCACAGACTTCTCCCCAGAGTGGTCCTACCCAGAG GGTGGGGTCAAGGTGCTCATCACAGGTCCTTGGACCGAAGCCGCTGAGCATTACTCCTGTGTCTTTGATCACATCGCAGTGCCAGCCTCACTTGTCCAGCCTGGTGTCTTACGCTGCTACTGTCCCG CCCATGAGGTAGGGCTGGTGTCTTTGCAGGTGGCAGGGCGGGAGGGGCCCCTTTCTGCTTCTGTGCTCTTTGAGTATCGAGCCCGCCGATTCCTGTCTCTGCCTAGTACTCAACTTGACTGGCTGTCACTGGACG ACAACCAGTTCCGGATGTCCATACTAGAGCGACTGGAGCAGATGGAGAAGCGGATGGCAGAGATCGCAGCAGCTGGGCAGGTGCCTTGCCAGGGTCCTGACGCTCCTGCAGTTCAG GATGAAGGCCAGGGGCCTGGGTTCGAAGCACGGGTAGTGGTCTTGGTAGAAAGCATGATCCCACGCTCCACCTGGAAGGGTCCTGAACGTCTGGCCCATGGAAGCCCCTTCCGGGGCATGAGCCTTCTGCACCTGGCTGCTGCCCAGGGCTATGCCCGCCTCATCGAGACCCTGAGCCAGTGGCG GAGTGTGGAGACTGGAAGCTTGGACTTAGAGCAGGAGGTTGACCCGCTCAACGTGGATCATTTCTCTTGCACCCCTCTG ATGTGGGCTTGTGCCCTGGGACACCTGGAAGCTGCCGTGCTCCTTTTCCGTTGGAACCGACAGGCACTGAGCATTCCCGACTCTCTGGGCCGTCTGCCATTGTCTGTGGCTCATTCCCGGGGTCATGTGCGCCTTGCCCGCTGCCTTGAGGAACTACAGAGACAGGAGCCTTCGGTGGAGCCCCCATTTGCCCTATCGCCACCCTCCTCCAGCCCAGACACTG gTCTGAGCAGCGTCTCCTCGCCCTCGGAGCTGTCGGATGGCACCTTCTCCGTCACGTCAGCCTATTCTAGTGCCCCAGATGGCAGTCCCCCCCCTGCACCTCTGCCAGCCTCTGAGATGACTATGGAGGACATGGCCCCAGGCCAGCTTTCCTCTGGTGTCCCAGAAGCCCCCCTACTCCTCATGGACTATGAGGCTACCAACTCCAAGgggcccctctcctcccttcctgcccTCCCACCAGCCTCAGATGATGGGGCTGCTCCAGAGGACGCTGACAGCCCACAGGCTGTGGATGTGATCCCG GTGGACATGATCTCACTAGCCAAGCAGATCATCGAAGCCACACCGGAGCGGATTAAACGAGAGGACTTCGTGGGGCTGCCCGAGGCTGGAGCCTCAATGCGGGAGCGGACAGGGGCTGTGGGGCTCAGTGAGACCATGTCCTGGCTGGCCAGCTACCTGGAGAATGTGGACCATTTCCCCAGCTCAACCCCTCCCAG CGAACTGCCCTTTGAGCGAGGTCGCCTGGCTGTCCCTTCAGCACCCTCCTGGGCAGAGTTTCTCTCTGCATCCACCAGTGGCAAGATGGAAAGTGATTTTGCCCTGCTGACACTATCAGATCACGAGCAGCGGGAACTGTATGAGGCTGCCCGAGTCATCCAGACGGCCTTCCGAAAGTACAAG GGTCGGCGGCTGAAGGAGCAGCAGGAGGTAGCAGCAGCTGTAATCCAGCGCTGTTACCGGAAGTACAAGCAG CTGACCTGGATTGCACTTAAG TTTGCACTCTATAAGAAGATGACCCAGGCGGCCATCCTGATCCAGAGCAAGTTCCGAAGCTACTATGAACAGAAGCGATTTCAGCAGAGCCGCCGAGCGGCTGTGCTCATCCAGCAGCACTACCGCTCCTACCGCCGCAGGCCCGGCCCTCCCCACCGGACTTCGGCCACCCTGCCTGCCCGCAACAA AGGCTCCTTTCTCACCAAGAAGCAGGACCAGGCCGCCCGGAAGATCATGAGATTCCTGCGGCGCTGCCGACACAG GATGAGGGAACTGAAGCAGAACCAGGAGCTGGAAGGGCTTCCCCAGCCGGGACTGGCCACATGA